A window of the Halobacterium hubeiense genome harbors these coding sequences:
- a CDS encoding DNA polymerase sliding clamp, with translation MFKAIVSADTLRETLDSVSVLVDECKIHLDEDGLSIRAVDPANVGMVDLDLGAAAFESYEADGGIIGVNLSRLEDIAGMADTDQLVQLELDEETRKLHIQIDGLEYTLALIDPDSIRQEPDIPDLDLSANVVIEGADIDRSVRAADMVSDHIALGVDAADELFYVDAEGDTDDVHLELTRDDLIDLEAGDAHSLFSLDYLKDMNKAIPKDAEVELELGDEYPVKIHFDIAEAQGHVTYMLAPRIQSD, from the coding sequence ATGTTCAAGGCGATTGTGAGCGCCGACACGCTCCGGGAAACGCTTGACTCCGTGAGCGTGCTGGTGGACGAATGCAAGATCCACCTCGACGAAGACGGCCTCTCCATCCGCGCTGTCGACCCCGCGAACGTCGGCATGGTCGACCTCGACCTCGGGGCGGCCGCGTTCGAATCCTACGAAGCCGACGGCGGCATCATCGGCGTCAATCTCTCCCGGCTCGAAGACATCGCCGGGATGGCCGACACCGACCAGCTCGTCCAGCTGGAACTCGACGAGGAGACCCGCAAGCTCCACATCCAGATCGACGGGCTGGAGTACACGCTCGCGCTCATCGACCCCGACTCCATCCGACAGGAGCCGGACATCCCGGACCTGGACCTCTCCGCGAACGTCGTCATCGAGGGCGCGGACATCGACCGCTCGGTGCGCGCCGCCGACATGGTCTCGGACCACATCGCGCTCGGCGTCGACGCCGCCGACGAACTGTTCTACGTCGACGCGGAGGGCGACACGGACGACGTCCACCTCGAACTCACGCGCGACGACCTCATCGACCTCGAAGCGGGCGACGCCCACAGCCTGTTCAGTCTCGACTACCTCAAGGACATGAACAAGGCCATCCCGAAGGACGCGGAGGTCGAACTCGAACTCGGCGACGAGTACCCCGTCAAGATTCACTTCGACATCGCGGAGGCGCAGGGCCACGTCACTTACATGCTCGCGCCCCGGATTCAGAGCGACTAG
- a CDS encoding DUF4382 domain-containing protein: protein MRRTAASLLVAVLVVLAGCAGGIAGPNGEQTADSENGTVQFYVSDEQNAISQFEHLNVTVTSVGFAQTAAANASGDADVESESENGLAVSVVGNVTAGENATVLVTYDGEPVENATVEVGDSEATVTTDANGTATVQVPADAEEFGASVSTDEDSEYGEAEAELEIEFDEDGEGDTEWVERDVDSRVVDLTELQGANATLLGNISVPAGEYEKVFVHVGEVEGTLKTGEQVNVKLPSQKLHLNEDFTVNASGDVEFVFDITVFEAGNSGKYILKPVASESGTDVPIERVDDDEAELEANFVGNVTAGENATVQVTQDGEPVENATVEAGDVTVTTDADGTATVQVPADAEEFELEASTSEDSAYGETEAELEFELGESEGDDDSDDADSEVELGAVLDGSLAPGENASVLVTDGDGDPVEDAEVAVDSEVVGETNADGELTFAVPEDASLDTEVTVTADGETITLDSTTAASAS, encoded by the coding sequence ATGAGACGCACCGCAGCCAGCCTCCTCGTCGCAGTGCTCGTGGTGCTCGCCGGATGCGCCGGCGGCATCGCGGGCCCGAACGGGGAACAGACGGCCGACAGCGAGAACGGGACCGTCCAGTTCTACGTGAGCGACGAACAGAACGCCATCAGCCAGTTCGAGCACCTGAACGTGACCGTGACGAGCGTCGGGTTCGCGCAGACCGCGGCGGCGAACGCGTCCGGTGATGCCGACGTCGAGTCCGAGAGCGAGAACGGGCTCGCGGTCAGCGTCGTCGGGAACGTGACCGCCGGCGAGAACGCCACCGTGCTCGTGACCTACGACGGCGAGCCCGTCGAGAACGCCACCGTCGAAGTCGGCGACAGCGAGGCGACGGTGACGACCGACGCCAACGGCACCGCGACCGTGCAGGTGCCCGCCGACGCCGAGGAGTTCGGCGCCTCGGTCAGCACCGACGAGGACAGCGAGTACGGCGAGGCCGAAGCCGAACTGGAGATCGAGTTCGACGAGGACGGCGAGGGCGACACCGAGTGGGTCGAGCGGGACGTCGACTCGCGGGTCGTCGACCTGACCGAGTTGCAGGGCGCGAACGCGACCCTACTCGGGAACATAAGCGTCCCCGCGGGCGAGTACGAGAAGGTGTTCGTGCACGTCGGCGAGGTCGAGGGGACGCTGAAGACCGGCGAGCAGGTGAACGTGAAGCTCCCGAGTCAGAAGCTCCACCTCAACGAGGACTTCACCGTGAACGCGAGCGGTGACGTCGAGTTCGTCTTCGACATCACGGTGTTCGAGGCGGGCAACAGCGGGAAGTACATCCTGAAACCGGTCGCCAGCGAGTCCGGCACCGACGTCCCCATCGAGCGCGTGGACGACGACGAGGCCGAACTCGAAGCGAACTTCGTCGGGAACGTGACCGCCGGCGAGAACGCCACCGTGCAGGTCACACAGGACGGCGAGCCCGTCGAGAACGCCACCGTCGAAGCCGGCGACGTGACGGTGACAACCGACGCCGACGGCACCGCGACCGTGCAGGTGCCAGCCGACGCCGAGGAGTTCGAACTCGAAGCCTCGACGAGCGAGGACAGCGCGTACGGCGAAACCGAGGCTGAACTGGAGTTCGAACTCGGAGAGTCCGAAGGTGACGACGACAGCGACGACGCCGACAGCGAGGTCGAACTCGGCGCGGTCCTCGACGGCAGTCTCGCGCCCGGCGAGAACGCCAGCGTTCTCGTGACCGACGGCGACGGCGACCCCGTCGAGGACGCCGAGGTCGCCGTGGACAGCGAGGTCGTCGGCGAGACGAACGCGGACGGCGAACTGACGTTCGCGGTGCCCGAGGACGCGAGCCTCGACACCGAGGTGACGGTCACCGCGGACGGCGAGACGATTACGCTGGACTCCACGACGGCCGCGTCGGCGAGCTAA
- a CDS encoding 23S rRNA (uridine(2552)-2'-O)-methyltransferase yields the protein MGNGKDHYYNKSKQEGYRTRAAYKLQQIDDEFDVLFGGATVVDLGAAPGGWLQVAAEETGARGKVVGVDFQRIDEIEDAEAGVQTIKGDMTEADTREDIERAAPGGVDVVISDMAPNMTGEYNLDHARSVHLARMALDTARELLNDGGHFVAKVFDGQDFQDYLADVEEEFAFTRTYTPDASRDSSSELYVVAKNRVNAPIEKGDTIEVEIVNEGNEGDGVAKVEGYTLFVPDADEGETIEVEVTDVKPNFGFAERRD from the coding sequence ATGGGGAACGGGAAAGACCACTACTACAACAAGTCCAAGCAGGAGGGCTACCGGACGCGGGCGGCGTACAAGCTCCAGCAGATAGACGACGAGTTCGACGTCCTGTTCGGCGGCGCGACGGTCGTGGACCTCGGCGCGGCGCCGGGCGGCTGGCTGCAGGTCGCCGCCGAGGAGACCGGCGCGCGCGGGAAGGTCGTCGGCGTGGACTTCCAGCGCATCGACGAGATAGAGGACGCCGAGGCGGGCGTCCAGACCATCAAGGGCGACATGACCGAGGCGGACACCCGCGAGGACATCGAGCGCGCCGCGCCGGGCGGCGTCGACGTCGTCATCTCGGACATGGCGCCGAACATGACCGGCGAGTACAACCTCGACCACGCGCGCTCCGTCCACCTCGCGCGGATGGCGCTGGACACCGCCCGCGAACTACTGAACGACGGCGGGCACTTCGTCGCGAAGGTCTTCGACGGCCAGGACTTCCAGGACTACCTCGCGGACGTCGAGGAGGAGTTCGCGTTCACGCGGACGTACACGCCGGACGCCTCCCGGGACTCCTCCTCGGAGCTGTACGTGGTCGCGAAGAACCGCGTGAACGCGCCAATCGAGAAAGGCGACACCATCGAGGTCGAAATCGTCAACGAGGGCAACGAGGGCGACGGCGTCGCGAAGGTCGAGGGGTACACGCTGTTCGTGCCGGACGCCGACGAGGGCGAGACTATCGAGGTCGAGGTGACGGACGTGAAGCCGAACTTCGGGTTCGCCGAGCGCCGCGACTAG
- a CDS encoding queuosine precursor transporter, with translation MRSEDRLVAGQVALVGLFVTALVTAQLTASKLLLFQIPFSLPVTGSSLVMPGAALAYALTFFASDCYSELYGRRAAQVLVNVGFAMTLVMLALVYTTIEAPIAPFSGVGQSEFAGVLWSSANVVAGSLLAYVISQNWDVLAFHAIRERTDGAYLWLRNVGSTATSQIIDTVIFVTVAFWAAPQVLGVGPVYGQEQILSLIVGQYALKLAIAVADTPFVYGVRRLLADR, from the coding sequence ATGCGGAGTGAGGACCGCCTCGTCGCCGGGCAGGTCGCGCTCGTCGGCCTGTTCGTCACCGCGCTGGTGACCGCCCAGCTCACCGCGTCGAAACTGCTGTTGTTCCAGATTCCGTTCTCGCTGCCGGTCACGGGGTCGTCGCTGGTGATGCCGGGCGCGGCGCTGGCGTACGCGCTGACCTTCTTCGCGTCGGACTGCTACTCGGAGCTGTACGGCCGCCGCGCCGCGCAGGTGCTGGTGAACGTCGGGTTCGCGATGACGCTCGTGATGCTCGCGCTCGTCTACACCACCATCGAGGCGCCCATCGCGCCGTTCTCCGGCGTCGGCCAGTCCGAGTTCGCGGGCGTCCTCTGGTCGAGCGCGAACGTCGTCGCGGGCAGCCTGCTGGCGTACGTCATCAGTCAGAACTGGGACGTGCTCGCGTTCCACGCCATCCGCGAGCGCACCGACGGCGCCTACCTCTGGCTGCGAAACGTCGGCTCCACGGCCACCAGCCAAATCATCGACACCGTCATCTTCGTCACCGTCGCGTTCTGGGCGGCGCCGCAGGTGCTCGGCGTCGGCCCCGTCTACGGGCAGGAACAGATTCTCTCGCTCATCGTCGGCCAGTACGCCCTCAAGCTCGCCATCGCCGTCGCGGACACGCCGTTCGTCTACGGCGTCCGGCGGCTGCTCGCTGACCGCTAG
- a CDS encoding ribbon-helix-helix domain-containing protein, producing the protein MPKISVEIPEELLSDLDDHVGDDGKYVNRSDAVRASVRKNLDILDEIDERHGRLDDDAE; encoded by the coding sequence ATGCCCAAGATAAGCGTCGAGATTCCCGAGGAGCTGCTCTCGGACCTCGACGACCACGTCGGCGACGACGGCAAGTACGTGAACCGCAGCGACGCCGTCCGCGCGTCCGTCCGGAAGAACCTCGACATCCTCGACGAAATCGACGAACGCCACGGGAGGCTCGACGACGATGCGGAGTGA
- a CDS encoding twin-arginine translocase subunit TatC: protein MSSSGSGPIDPSTARTIESGRQTLGVMLRTAQSKLQHVFIAFVVGLVGGIMAMRLYVWPKFENDLLVDTANVIAQTPFDVILMQVKIGLFAGAACAIPVLLYHARDPLVEREIIPDVSVSRVNVAAVVLICIGLASAGVAYAYFLFFPLMFDFLAGNAVGAGLAPKYSIVKWTEFILFLALSFALAAQLPLAVSAFSYSGIIPYETFRDKWKYAVVGIFAFGAFFSPPDPFTQVLWASPLIMLYGLSLYCAKIVVTMKRGREHVDVRGVFRERWNRVLGVGVLGFAAGYAAGQYGGVAAFNGFLEFIGSRVRVPTVSDALGVDPATGYLLLGAAFAVLALVAAGLYYTYVAIDRAAQQVARSRLGQPENPGDIDLDELDAEGVLAAPPEAFASLTEDEALSTANRALEAGDDEKAQAVLDRFDEVHADLDEEAVEEQAAEEEESNTVQSTAAGMMDAFTEEETTEDDIGGYYYDIRFVFDTLRSRAFRIVGTFMALMVGIFGWLYYGGFRELRDNFIARIPADVRPLATGGEWPITLHPVEALVFQVKISVVLAAIGTLPVIVYYVWPALSDRGWVTGDRRVIAVWAGGIVGGLAVGSYLGYSFVAPEVISFLVYDALEAEMIISFTVSTFAWMVFLLTVGIGILVDIPVTMVLFHAGGIVSYETMRRRWRVPVISAFAFSALVTPDSLYTMLLVALPIAVMYLVGLAILAVVTLGGRRGGSASTRTA from the coding sequence ATGAGTAGCTCCGGCTCGGGCCCGATAGACCCCAGTACGGCCCGCACCATCGAGTCCGGCCGGCAGACCCTCGGCGTGATGCTTCGCACGGCCCAGTCGAAGCTCCAGCACGTCTTCATCGCGTTCGTCGTCGGGCTCGTCGGCGGCATCATGGCGATGCGGCTGTACGTCTGGCCGAAGTTCGAGAACGACCTCCTCGTGGACACCGCGAACGTCATCGCGCAGACGCCGTTCGACGTCATCCTGATGCAGGTGAAAATCGGGCTGTTCGCCGGGGCGGCGTGCGCGATTCCCGTCCTCCTCTACCACGCCCGCGACCCGCTCGTGGAGCGCGAAATCATCCCCGACGTCTCCGTCTCCCGGGTCAACGTCGCGGCCGTCGTCCTCATCTGCATCGGGCTGGCGTCCGCGGGCGTCGCGTACGCCTACTTCCTGTTCTTCCCGCTGATGTTCGACTTCCTCGCGGGCAACGCCGTCGGCGCGGGGCTGGCGCCGAAGTACTCCATCGTGAAGTGGACGGAGTTCATCCTCTTCCTCGCGCTCTCGTTCGCGCTGGCGGCCCAGCTCCCGCTGGCGGTGTCGGCGTTCTCGTACTCCGGTATCATCCCCTACGAGACGTTCCGCGACAAGTGGAAGTACGCGGTCGTCGGCATCTTCGCGTTCGGCGCGTTCTTCTCGCCGCCGGACCCGTTCACCCAGGTCCTGTGGGCGTCCCCGCTCATCATGCTGTACGGGCTGTCGCTGTACTGCGCGAAGATCGTCGTGACGATGAAGCGCGGCCGCGAGCACGTCGACGTCCGGGGCGTGTTCCGCGAGCGCTGGAACCGCGTGCTCGGCGTCGGCGTCCTCGGGTTCGCCGCGGGCTACGCGGCTGGCCAGTACGGCGGCGTCGCGGCCTTCAACGGCTTCCTGGAGTTCATCGGGTCGCGGGTGCGCGTGCCGACCGTCAGCGACGCGCTCGGCGTCGACCCCGCGACCGGCTACCTGCTGTTGGGCGCGGCGTTCGCGGTCCTCGCGCTCGTCGCGGCGGGGCTGTACTACACGTACGTCGCCATCGACCGCGCCGCCCAGCAGGTCGCCCGGTCCCGGCTCGGCCAGCCCGAGAACCCCGGCGACATCGACCTCGACGAACTCGACGCAGAGGGCGTGCTGGCGGCGCCGCCGGAAGCGTTCGCGTCGCTGACCGAGGACGAGGCGCTCTCGACGGCCAACCGCGCGCTCGAAGCCGGCGACGACGAGAAGGCCCAGGCGGTCCTCGACCGCTTCGACGAGGTCCACGCCGACCTCGACGAGGAGGCCGTCGAGGAGCAGGCCGCCGAGGAGGAGGAATCGAACACCGTCCAGAGCACGGCCGCGGGGATGATGGACGCGTTCACCGAGGAGGAGACCACGGAGGACGACATCGGCGGCTACTACTACGACATCCGGTTCGTCTTCGACACCCTGCGCTCGCGGGCGTTCCGCATCGTCGGGACGTTCATGGCGCTGATGGTCGGCATCTTCGGGTGGCTCTACTACGGCGGGTTCCGGGAGCTCCGGGACAACTTCATCGCGCGCATCCCGGCGGACGTCCGGCCGCTGGCGACCGGCGGCGAGTGGCCCATCACGCTCCACCCCGTCGAGGCGCTCGTCTTCCAGGTGAAGATTTCCGTCGTGCTGGCCGCCATCGGCACGCTCCCCGTCATCGTCTACTACGTGTGGCCCGCGCTCTCGGACCGCGGCTGGGTGACCGGCGACCGCCGCGTCATCGCCGTCTGGGCCGGCGGAATCGTCGGCGGGCTCGCGGTCGGGAGCTACCTCGGGTACTCGTTCGTCGCGCCCGAGGTCATCTCGTTCCTCGTCTACGACGCGCTCGAAGCCGAGATGATAATCAGCTTCACCGTCAGCACGTTCGCTTGGATGGTGTTCCTGCTGACCGTGGGCATCGGCATCCTCGTGGACATCCCGGTGACGATGGTGCTGTTCCACGCCGGCGGCATCGTCTCCTACGAGACGATGCGGCGGCGCTGGCGCGTCCCGGTCATCAGCGCGTTCGCGTTCAGCGCGCTCGTCACGCCCGACAGCCTCTACACGATGCTGCTCGTCGCGTTGCCCATCGCCGTCATGTACCTCGTCGGGCTCGCCATCCTCGCCGTCGTGACGCTGGGCGGGCGCCGCGGCGGGAGCGCCTCGACACGAACGGCTTAA
- the tatC gene encoding twin-arginine translocase subunit TatC, translated as MAEEPDGGRDRNHDWEGLAPAVRPADGADRGREWDDLTPAVRRVDDAAGTAGPRVTRDDEWRDLTPAVERVEPDDGDEWDWDEDAIAAAGGSADPASGGEPELLADEEHQADDPDEDAALDPRENSVVDAEENPAPPDDGIGLDAPESDVEEPLAVHVEEMVKRLAIVIAIAALVSVAVFPLTEGLITTIWNYVLPGGEAVDPRVYQPLELVITQVKVASLAGLVIALPVFVYESYAFMRPGLYKHERRYYLAAVPTSLVLAVLGVLFAYLLVLPYTMDYFQGYTEGTADVAFALGSTFNLILMVMGYLAVVFQIPLFMMLAIMLGVTTRQWLEDRRLLFWAAFAGISFTFGAIDPTGVVPIIVALTMIALFEGTLALLRWTGN; from the coding sequence ATGGCCGAGGAACCGGACGGCGGGCGCGACCGCAACCACGACTGGGAGGGGCTCGCGCCAGCCGTCCGTCCCGCCGACGGCGCGGACCGCGGGCGCGAGTGGGACGACCTCACGCCCGCAGTCCGCCGGGTCGACGACGCCGCCGGCACCGCGGGCCCGCGGGTCACCCGGGACGACGAGTGGCGCGATCTCACGCCCGCCGTCGAGCGCGTCGAGCCCGACGACGGCGACGAGTGGGACTGGGACGAGGACGCCATCGCCGCCGCCGGCGGGAGCGCCGACCCCGCCTCCGGCGGCGAACCCGAACTGCTCGCCGACGAGGAGCACCAGGCCGACGACCCCGACGAGGACGCCGCCCTCGACCCCCGCGAGAACTCCGTCGTCGACGCCGAAGAGAACCCGGCGCCGCCGGACGACGGCATCGGCCTCGACGCGCCCGAGTCCGACGTCGAGGAGCCGCTGGCCGTCCACGTCGAGGAGATGGTCAAGCGCCTCGCCATCGTCATCGCCATCGCCGCGCTCGTCAGCGTCGCCGTCTTCCCGCTCACCGAGGGCCTCATCACGACCATCTGGAACTACGTCCTCCCCGGCGGCGAGGCCGTAGACCCCCGCGTCTACCAGCCCCTCGAACTCGTCATCACGCAAGTGAAAGTCGCCAGCCTCGCGGGCCTGGTCATCGCGCTCCCCGTGTTCGTCTACGAGTCGTACGCGTTCATGCGCCCCGGCCTCTACAAGCACGAGCGCCGCTACTACCTCGCCGCCGTCCCCACCAGCCTCGTCCTCGCCGTGCTCGGCGTCCTGTTCGCGTACCTGCTCGTGCTCCCGTACACGATGGACTACTTCCAGGGCTACACCGAGGGGACGGCGGACGTCGCGTTCGCGCTCGGCTCCACGTTCAACCTCATCCTCATGGTGATGGGCTACCTCGCGGTGGTGTTCCAGATTCCACTCTTTATGATGCTCGCCATCATGCTCGGCGTCACCACCCGCCAGTGGCTCGAAGACCGCCGCCTCCTCTTCTGGGCGGCGTTCGCCGGCATCTCGTTCACGTTCGGCGCCATCGACCCCACTGGTGTCGTCCCCATCATCGTCGCGCTCACCATGATTGCGCTCTTCGAAGGGACGCTCGCGCTGCTGCGGTGGACGGGCAACTAA
- a CDS encoding endonuclease MutS2, with translation MELEAIPGVGAKTAESLRSLDDPEDALRRGDVAAVARAPGVTDGRAARIVRGAIRARHDDPGGFLATDRAGEVYERVLALLQERAVTDYASQRLRTFYPSAAESRIAEVNEFAEAAMERDPDPAVLDALDGVAPLSRAEGLAVRDRCLATTDAETYSAAQDAFPELSVEVVEDARGLADLARGYSTVVALDEAFTGVEVDGDVRVEPDALERPEEVVPERVLSFFATNRDRIRAAVAVHEAAGLETDVDLDELDAALTQLDSEGSVTGDDELDRLSTAVDDLDAAVSTAESVANDHLREVIQEQDVTIEGSDLLSLVERGAGVDSLLSRELADEYAEAVDAARDHLVDALALRDGEASIAEQAFGDSPTFPVDHDPEAVSRLREELTAARDRRSAERKRELAATLADLREPTRELVERALELDVELAVARFADDFDCVLAERGGRGFAIEGGRSPILDVAFEAVEPVDYGVDGVALLSGVNSGGKTSTLDLVAVVVVLAHMGLPVPAESARVPEVEELHYYAKSQGTLDAGAFEATLRDFAGLTEGAARKLVLVDELESITEPGASAKIVAGILEELHEAGASGVFVSHLAGEIRDQCGFDVTVDGIRARGLEDGELVVERSPVKDHLARSTPELIVEKLATEGDGTGGDGASAGSFYDRLLGKF, from the coding sequence ATGGAGTTAGAGGCGATTCCGGGCGTGGGCGCGAAGACCGCGGAGTCGCTGCGGTCGCTCGACGACCCCGAGGACGCACTACGGCGCGGGGACGTGGCGGCGGTCGCGCGGGCACCGGGGGTCACTGACGGGCGGGCCGCGCGCATCGTCCGCGGCGCGATTCGCGCGCGCCACGACGACCCCGGCGGGTTCCTGGCGACGGACCGCGCCGGCGAGGTGTACGAGCGCGTGCTCGCGCTGCTGCAGGAGCGCGCGGTGACCGACTACGCGAGCCAGCGCCTGCGGACGTTCTACCCGAGCGCCGCCGAGTCCCGCATCGCGGAGGTCAACGAGTTCGCGGAGGCGGCGATGGAACGCGACCCCGACCCCGCGGTGCTGGACGCGCTGGACGGCGTCGCGCCGCTGTCGCGCGCTGAGGGGCTGGCGGTCCGGGACCGGTGTCTCGCAACGACCGACGCGGAGACGTACAGCGCCGCGCAGGACGCGTTCCCCGAGCTGTCCGTGGAGGTCGTCGAGGACGCCCGCGGGCTCGCGGACCTCGCGCGCGGCTACTCGACGGTCGTGGCGCTCGACGAGGCGTTCACGGGCGTCGAAGTGGACGGCGACGTGCGCGTGGAACCCGACGCGCTGGAGCGCCCGGAGGAGGTCGTCCCCGAGCGCGTGCTCTCCTTCTTCGCGACGAACCGCGACCGCATCCGCGCCGCGGTCGCCGTCCACGAGGCCGCCGGCCTCGAAACGGACGTGGACCTCGACGAACTGGACGCGGCGCTCACGCAACTCGACTCGGAGGGGTCGGTCACGGGCGACGACGAACTCGACCGGCTCTCGACGGCGGTGGACGACCTCGACGCGGCCGTCTCCACCGCCGAGTCGGTGGCGAACGACCACCTCCGGGAGGTCATCCAGGAGCAGGACGTCACTATCGAGGGGTCGGACCTCCTGAGCCTCGTGGAGCGCGGCGCGGGCGTGGACAGCCTGCTCTCGCGGGAGCTCGCCGACGAGTACGCCGAGGCGGTGGACGCCGCGCGCGACCACCTCGTGGACGCGCTGGCGTTGCGCGACGGGGAGGCCAGCATCGCCGAGCAGGCGTTCGGCGACTCGCCGACGTTCCCCGTCGACCACGACCCGGAGGCCGTCTCGCGACTGCGCGAGGAGCTCACCGCGGCCCGCGACCGCCGGAGCGCCGAGCGCAAGCGCGAGCTGGCGGCGACGCTGGCGGACCTCCGGGAGCCGACGCGCGAACTCGTGGAGCGCGCGCTCGAACTGGACGTGGAGCTGGCGGTCGCGCGGTTCGCCGACGACTTCGACTGCGTGCTCGCCGAGCGCGGCGGCCGCGGGTTCGCCATCGAGGGCGGGCGCTCGCCGATTCTGGACGTCGCCTTCGAGGCGGTCGAGCCCGTGGATTACGGCGTGGACGGCGTGGCGCTCCTGTCGGGCGTGAACTCCGGCGGGAAGACGAGCACGCTCGACCTCGTGGCGGTCGTGGTCGTGCTCGCGCACATGGGCCTCCCGGTGCCCGCCGAGTCCGCCCGCGTCCCCGAAGTCGAGGAACTGCACTACTACGCGAAGTCACAGGGGACGCTTGACGCGGGCGCGTTCGAGGCGACGCTCCGGGACTTCGCAGGGCTCACCGAGGGCGCGGCGCGCAAGCTCGTGCTCGTGGACGAACTGGAGTCCATCACGGAGCCGGGCGCGTCGGCGAAAATCGTCGCGGGCATCCTCGAAGAACTCCACGAAGCCGGCGCCTCCGGCGTGTTCGTCTCCCACCTCGCGGGTGAGATTCGCGACCAGTGCGGGTTCGACGTGACCGTGGACGGCATCCGCGCGCGGGGGCTGGAGGACGGCGAACTGGTCGTCGAGCGCTCCCCCGTGAAAGACCACCTCGCGCGCTCGACCCCGGAACTCATCGTGGAGAAGTTAGCGACCGAGGGCGACGGGACGGGCGGAGACGGCGCGTCCGCGGGGTCGTTCTACGACCGACTGCTCGGGAAGTTCTGA
- a CDS encoding ORC1-type DNA replication protein: MDDDPEEGMLGWDESVFRDEHVLEIDYVPEVFQHRESQLQTLQYALRPAVRGNRPLNVMVRGPPGTGKTTAVQKLFGELGGQHGVRTVRVNCQVDSTRYAVFSRIFEEIFDYEPPSSGISFKKLFGQVAERIADDDEVLVVALDDVNYLFYEDEASDTLYSLLRAHETHSGAKVGVIVVSSDLDLDVIENLDGRVQSVFRPEEAYFASYDRGEITDILRDRVEVGFREDAVPTTVLDRVAELTDEAGDLRVGIDLLRRAGLHAESRASTTVELEDVEAVSEKAKNIHLSRSLRALSETERTLVETVADCDGEQAGDVYDAFNDRTDLGYTRYTEIVNKLDKLGLIDAEYEQLDGRGRSRTLRLTHDPEAVKERL; encoded by the coding sequence ATGGACGACGACCCCGAGGAGGGGATGCTGGGGTGGGACGAATCCGTGTTCCGGGACGAACACGTCCTCGAAATCGACTACGTCCCGGAGGTCTTCCAGCACCGCGAGTCCCAGCTCCAGACGCTGCAGTACGCGCTCCGCCCCGCGGTCCGGGGCAACCGCCCGCTGAACGTGATGGTGCGGGGGCCGCCGGGCACCGGGAAGACGACCGCGGTCCAGAAGCTGTTCGGGGAGCTGGGCGGCCAGCACGGCGTCCGCACGGTGCGCGTGAACTGTCAGGTGGACTCCACGCGGTACGCGGTGTTCTCCCGCATCTTCGAGGAGATTTTCGACTACGAGCCCCCCTCCTCCGGGATTTCGTTCAAGAAGCTGTTCGGGCAGGTCGCCGAGCGCATCGCCGACGACGACGAGGTGCTGGTGGTGGCCCTCGACGACGTGAACTACCTCTTCTACGAGGACGAGGCCTCCGACACGCTGTACTCGCTGCTGCGCGCCCACGAGACCCACTCGGGCGCGAAGGTCGGCGTCATCGTGGTGTCCTCGGACCTCGACTTGGACGTCATCGAGAACCTCGACGGCCGCGTGCAGTCGGTGTTCCGGCCGGAGGAGGCGTACTTCGCGTCCTACGACCGGGGCGAAATCACGGACATCCTCCGGGACCGCGTCGAGGTCGGCTTCCGGGAAGACGCGGTGCCGACGACGGTGCTGGACCGCGTCGCCGAACTCACGGACGAGGCCGGCGACCTGCGCGTGGGCATCGACTTGCTGCGGCGCGCGGGCCTGCACGCCGAGTCGCGCGCCAGCACCACCGTCGAACTGGAGGACGTGGAGGCCGTCTCCGAGAAGGCCAAGAACATCCACCTCTCGCGGAGCCTGCGCGCGCTCTCGGAGACGGAGCGGACGCTCGTGGAGACGGTCGCGGACTGCGACGGCGAGCAGGCCGGCGACGTCTACGACGCGTTCAACGACCGCACCGACCTCGGGTACACGCGGTACACGGAGATCGTGAACAAGCTCGACAAGCTCGGGCTCATCGACGCCGAGTACGAGCAGCTCGACGGGCGCGGGCGCTCGCGGACCCTGCGGCTCACCCACGACCCCGAGGCCGTCAAGGAGCGGCTGTAG